In Chaetodon trifascialis isolate fChaTrf1 chromosome 8, fChaTrf1.hap1, whole genome shotgun sequence, the DNA window ATCTCCATGCACAGAGCTCTGAATAAAAAGGTCATGTCGCGTGTGTCATGTTGGTCTTTTGAAGTGAAACTGTTAAAGCAGATGGAAGGTACCAACAGTTCACAGATAAAGGCAGACATTTTAAGTGTATGGTGGATAACATTTATATCCCAGGCacctatttgttttttttttttcctcaaatatgAACTAGTTCTGGTTATTGTACATTTGACCTTTATACTTGcctacacacacgcgcacaaaaaaaaaaaaaagtcattcaaCCCATACATGGAGATGAATGGTGTGCACGTAAACACAatactctcctctccttgttctTTGTCCTGGTCTAAATCCAGGGGAAGATGAGCACCAGCAGTCAGCTGTGTGGAACAGGAAGGGATGGGAGCTGAGCCACAGCAGAGTTCGCTCAGGATGTACTACGCAGGACAGGAAGCTCACGTGTCATCCAGTGGGACCACAATTCACCTGCCACTGCCACTGATTCAGTCCAAAGGTTTTTCAGAGCAGAATCTCCAGGTGACAGCTGATATCACCTGCTTCAGAGGAGAAACCGTCCTCAGTTCAGCAGCATGTGTGTCAGTCGTCGCACTGCTGCTCCACTGGAAGTCAGTCAACTTCACACTGCCCTCTACAACACTGCTACTGTGAGATACCAAATACTTTAAGCAGCAACTGGTGGTGACGAGAgccacactgaaacacagttCACAAATGACTTTAAAACCAGCACCGAGGCAAGTTTTCAAAGTGTGCACGAGCTGCAGTTTATCTGCAATTAATAGAGCGTTCACAATTAGGTGGCTCTAACAGATCATCTCAAGAAGAGAAGggctcagtctgtctgtcactgcgAGTCTGTAAGCACAGGATTAGCCACAGTGAGGGACTCAATGGCACTGAGCCGGACACGTGAGCACGCAGCACCACGGCTCTCTGATAGCCCTGAGCGCCCGACGCCATGTGACCACTTGTTCGACACGGTCAATGCAACAACTCCCTCAGGACAAACCTCTCCAAATGCCTTTTTACAATATCTTTTTTATTCTTGAATTGAACTACAAGCTAATCAACCTCAACCCTGCTTAAAGCACAGTTTAGAGGAGCACTTGATGCACACTTTACTGGCGATCTGTCTACCTTTGGGGCTGTTCAAATAACCTGCACAGGTAATTACAGCATTTTACAAGTAAGCTGAATGTGCAAAACTATGAAAACTGCACGTTCTGCCCATGTTTGGCGTACACAGTCTCATCATGGTCACACCCACGCACTGTGCTTCATTCTCCCATCCCATCACCTGTCCAACTCCACACCCTGGTCCTAATTGCACGTGTGAACACCTGGGGACAAATGGTCCACTGGTGCTGTTTACCGTGGTACTCatttactgtgctgtctgtctgtctcaatcCATCTGTCAAGTCGTCCAGGCaggaaactgaacattttttgtAATCCACAATGAAAACACTGGAACATCCCATACTTCACCAGCAAATGCATCACTTTTAGCAGTTAGCTCGATTTTTGGAAAAGACCAGGATCTCCTAATGATCTTAATCAGTGTAAGTGGCTTGTTGAATATGGCTGCTGGAAATGTCCCACTTCGATGATAAACCCATAGGTGAAGAGCCCAATGGTTTACAGCGGTAGTCATTCTCTGTGCTCCCTCCTCccccatccacccatccacccacccacccacctgtTCCTCTCCATCAAAGCTTCCCAAATCCAAGTCCCTGGGTAAATTCAGTCCAACAAACAGCCATTTTACAGCGGTAGTCATGTACTGCACTcttttcttcccctccctccctctcccatcTAGTAACCCCTCCGTCCCTCCCGAGCCCTAGCCCTGGGTATGGTGGCCCAGGGTGAAAACTGTCCAAATATGTCAGCccttttacagcagcacacatttaTTGCTCTTCTTGCCGCGGCGAGCCTGCAGTGCCGCCCTGGTGGCCATCTCGAACACCTCCCGCACGCCGTCCTTGGTCTTAGCAGAGCACTCCATGTAACCAAAAGCTGCAATCCGGCCAGCCATCTCCCGGCCCTCCTCCGACTTCACCGGCTCCTGTTAGGTGGAGAAAACCAACAATTTGGTTATATAACACATTCACCTGATCCCTTTACACGTCCAGGAGATTCTATCTGATAGATGAAATTGTGGAAATAAATTCTGTAATAAAATAGACCTCACGCATACATTCTTGTTTATTGTAGTTGGTTGGCATGTTGTCATAGTAATAgatgtagtagtagtaataaatAGTAAGAAATATCTAtcaaaaaagaaatgtctgaatAACGGTTTGAGGCAGACAACAGAAGAATGAAGGCACCTGTTTCATCTTGGCCAGCTCTCGGCGTGTGTGCTCATCGTTGCGCAGGTCTTTCTTGTTTCCCACCAGGATGATGGGGACGTTGGGACAGAAGTGTTTGACCTCTGGGGTCCACTTCTCTGGAATGTTTTCTGTGAAGGACAAAGAACAAGAGAAGGAAAGTCAATCAATAATGACTGGCCAGAcatcttcattttattttgtgtgcatgcctgtAACATGTCATGTAATTTTGCTTGTCAGAATAAAACTAAGTGCAGGGCTCATTATAACAGAGGTGGTGAACCTTTACTATATTTAAACTTTTGCAGCAACGGAAGGCCACCACGGCTGAATGAAGGAAAAAGTGACAGTATTTGCATATTTTCCAAGGCGATGTGCACTGCACCGAGCTCATTCTTGCCTTGTGATAGTGGAAAGGTTTATCTTTCTGTGCCTTTCTGCCAATGTCTCActtcaagagaaaaaaaggggaaTGCTAATCCCCCCAAGTGAGAGGAAACGCTGCTGCTCTTCCTTCCTGCTACAGAAACTCAAAATGGAACCTTTGCATAAAAGCTATGTGATGGCACAGCAATTAACCTTATCTTTAAATGAGTGAATCAGAGGATGCCAGCATTTTGATTAGACTAACATTTGAAAAGTAATTGAATGTAAAATAGGAGTCACTACAAAGATAAATCTGCTTCTGAAgacaaggaaaaacacagaggcgAGCCTCCATATCTCAACTGAGCATCAAGTGCAAAAAAAACTTGGTCAGCAAAACAGAAATGCAATGTCTGAAGAATGTTC includes these proteins:
- the rhoab gene encoding rho-related GTP-binding protein RhoA-B, translating into MAAIRKKLVIVGDGACGKTCLLIVFSKDQFPEVYVPTVFENYVADIEVDSKQVELALWDTAGQEDYDRLRPLSYPDTDVILMCFSIDSPDSLENIPEKWTPEVKHFCPNVPIILVGNKKDLRNDEHTRRELAKMKQEPVKSEEGREMAGRIAAFGYMECSAKTKDGVREVFEMATRAALQARRGKKSNKCVLL